The Drosophila innubila isolate TH190305 chromosome 3R unlocalized genomic scaffold, UK_Dinn_1.0 2_E_3R, whole genome shotgun sequence genome has a segment encoding these proteins:
- the LOC117791208 gene encoding phenoloxidase-activating factor 3-like isoform X2: MGRRSLADEPNCGYLNEVSYANPTHVADLSEFPWIGRVGYQTDHGIEYKCLAVLISKQHLLAPAECFVEKKLIETQVKWVLLGDWNPRNPYLEPDCDSQQRCNPETQLMEIEEIIIQPNYNNPSFASNIALLKLVQSVNFSSHIRSICLRANKSISYFGQYFHFGGFAVNASIPHKLKGTTQIQKPLRTRATLYGYNYISEAISVSLSALCGDSNQTTPLLRGSPLMAVNVVGGKPQSYVLVGLLQIMKNEKNSLVFIKVQPHIEWIKNSIQSMTDTD, translated from the exons ATGGGCAGAAG atcACTTGCAGATGAACCGAACTGTGGCTATTTGAATGAAGTGAGCTATGCGAATCCAACGCATGTTGCCGACTTGAGCGAATTTCCCTGGATAGGCCGAGTGGGTTATCAGA CTGATCATGGCATCGAGTACAAGTGTCTGGCTGTGTTGATCTCTAAACAACATTTGTTGGCGCCTGCTGAATGTTTCGTTGAGAAGAAACTTATTGAAACACAAGTAAAATGGGTTTTGCTGGGTGATTGGAATCCAAGAAATCCCTATTTGGAGCCAGACTGTGACTCTCAGCAGCGTTGCAATCCAGAGACGCAGCTAATGGAGATCGAGGAGATCATAATACAACCGAATTACAATAATCCATCGTTTGCCAGCAATATTGCTCTATTGAAACTCGTCCAAAGTGTTAACTTCAGCAGCCACATTCGTTCTATTTGCCTGCGAGCCAACAAATCCATCTCTTATTTTGgtcaatattttcattttggagGATTTGCTGTCAATGCCAGCATTCCACACAAGTTAAAAGGTACTACACAAATTCAAAAACCTCTGCGCACTCGAGCAACTCTCTATGGCTACAACTACATAAGTGAGGCAATATCCGTATCACTGAGTGCTCTCTGTGGCGACAGTAATCAGACCACGCCGTTACTCAGAGGATCTCCACTGATGGCTGTGAATGTGGTGGGAGGGAAGCCACAAAGCTACGTACTCGTTGGTTTACTACAGATTAtgaagaatgaaaaaaattccCTCGTCTTTATCAAAGTACAACCGCACATCGAATGGATAAAAAATAGTATTCAAAGCATGACAGACACAGATTAA
- the LOC117789950 gene encoding MD-2-related lipid-recognition protein-like codes for MLHQSLLSLSLLLLLAALSHAEVVHYQNCVDSVDVCTVDEVRVDPCPQAAQRAACHIRRRRPSKMSFDFTPKFDADTLEASLVWVKSETELLPLISMQREACQSTSCPVKSGQRQTYSLDVPIEAKFPISPYTIRWALQDPVSGKRCCFNLDIKVVR; via the coding sequence ATGTTGCATCAAtctttgttgtcgctgtcgctgctgttgctgcttgccGCTTTGTCGCACGCTGAGGTGGTACACTATCAGAATTGTGTCGATAGTGTGGATGTGTGCACCGTTGATGAGGTGCGTGTGGATCCTTGCCCCCAGGCGGCACAAAGAGCTGCCTGCCACATTCGCCGACGCCGTCCGTCCAAAATGAGCTTTGATTTCACACCCAAATTCGATGCGGATACTCTGGAAGCCTCTTTGGTGTGGGTCAAGAGTGAAACCGAGTTGTTGCCGCTAATCTCCATGCAGCGTGAAGCCTGCCAGTCGACAAGTTGTCCGGTTAAAAGTGGTCAACGTCAGACCTACTCGCTGGACGTGCCCATTGAGGCCAAGTTCCCCATTAGTCCATATACCATTCGTTGGGCCCTCCAGGATCCGGTGAGTGGCAAACGTTGCTGCTTCAATTTGGACATTAAAGTGGTGCGCTAA
- the LOC117790548 gene encoding GATA zinc finger domain-containing protein 14, which produces MADRSNNDRGNNSNNNNDPEYRNFNNRNRFFRIRNREVPTEPPYIAFVGNLPKGLVQGDVMKIFNDFDVKNVRLIKDRETDEFKGYGYVEFETLDQLKRALSRNGRIKLDNLSAPLRIDIADNRRQNGAGGGAGGGGNNGGGATSSGGGNNDNQRRNYRRDNSVGAQSYHGQYSRKQNSPGGHSSSNFQMDRQQGSPRHGGNYHNNNNSNRGGGRGGGMRRSTGRGQLNHDGFQGNDGSNSSEFGSIGGSQDTSSLGSPRQTVEPHISSTSFQSSRSYPHYNNNYNNRYNNRNNGNNFGRGGSQRQRSISSDSARYANFGQNRTRDRRGHYNPNERNAPQTGGNSPPISCLDDDDRPKIILNPRTVTEPINALAKTKQAAIIFGNAKPRDEATAQTEVNEEALDPRPGGSRPTADPEPPI; this is translated from the exons ATGGCGGATCGGTCCAACAATGACAGAGgaaacaatagcaacaacaataatgaccCAGAATATCGTAACTTTAACAATCGCAATCGCTTCTTCCGGATTCGAAATCGTGAAGTGCCAACCGAACCGCCCTACATTGCATTTGTAGGGAATTTGCCCAAGGGTCTAGTTCAGGGCGATgttatgaaaatattcaatGACTTCGATGTGAAGAACGTACGCCTAATCAAGGATCGGGAGACGGACGAGTTCAAGGGTTATGGCTATGTGGAATTCGAGACTCTTGATCAACTGAAGCGCGCTCTATCCCGCAATGGACGCATTAAGCTCGACAATTTGTCGGCGCCACTGCGCATCGACATTGCGGATAATCGCCGGCAGAACGGTGCTGGCGGTGGTGCTGGCGGTGGTGGCAACAATGGCGGTGGTGCAACATCCAGTGGCGgtggcaacaacgacaatcaGCGTCGCAACTATCGACGCGACAATAGTGTTGGAGCACAGAGCTACCATGGCCAATACTCGCGTAAACAAAATAGTCCCGGAGGTCATTCCAGCTCCAATTTCCAGATGGACCGACAACAGGGAAGTCCTCGACATGGTGGCAActatcacaacaacaacaacagcaatcgtGGCGGCGGTCGTGGCGGTGGCATGAGACGCTCCACAGGGCGGGGACAGCTGAACCACGATGGCTTCCAGGGCAAcgacggcagcaacagcagcgagtTTGGCTCCATTGGCGGGAGTCAGGATACCTCCAGCTTGGGAAGTCCTCGTCAGACTGTGGAGCCGCACATATCCTCAACCAGCTTCCAAAGTAGTCGCAGTTATccgcactacaacaacaattacaacaatcg TTACAACAATCGCAATAATGGCAACAACTTTGGACGCGGCGGTTCGCAGCGTCAACGCAGCatcagcagcgacagcgcCCGTTATGCCAACTTTGGCCAGAATCGCACCCGGGATCGTCGTGGTCACTACAATCCCAATGAGCGTAATGCGCCTCAAACTGGTGGCAACAGTCCACCGATTTCCTGCTTGGATGACGATGATCGTCCCAAGATTATTCTCAATCCTCGTACTGTAACCGAACCCATCAATGCCCTGGCCAAGACCAAACAGGCTGCcattatttttggcaatgcCAAACCACGCGATGAAGCTACAGCTCAGACTGAAGTCAATGAGGAGGCTCTAGATCCTCGTCCTGGCGGTAGCCGGCCAACAGCGGACCCAGAGCCGccaatataa
- the LOC117790900 gene encoding adenylate kinase, chloroplastic, which translates to MSFPIKLDKSLIVEYSASFMFYMEKHKLMDIMSRLLAELSVESVEDVRQWMGQNIRRIAIDIYSKALNAFHLGIAADYFQLPKNYFHRIVMHGRPGSGRRTLAHVLAERWNLLILDADALTYHHINGHQQDKHALLLQKGIEKDCVIQRSEAIGNIIQQRLLKEDALQRGWILYNYPNNRCEARELFEGFTVPPNRLIFLQIDERMARMRHLMRSYTPSPQDNITYLERQMQQFRKSEPLLNAYLSHRREVLYVDASACFETVKCQIMSQLTKTPYVLGFKYGESGTLD; encoded by the coding sequence ATGTCTTTTCCAATCAAATTGGACAAGTCCTTGATTGTCGAATATAGTGCCAGCTTTATGTTTTACATGGAGAAGCACAAGCTGATGGATATCATGAGTCGTCTGCTGGCAGAGTTATCTGTGGAGTCCGTGGAGGATGTTCGACAATGGATGGGCCAGAATATACGTCGGATTGCAATAGATATTTACTCCAAGGCATTGAATGCATTTCATCTTGGAATTGCGGCGGATTATTTTCAGCTACCCAAGAATTATTTTCATCGTATTGTGATGCATGGCAGACCCGGATCCGGACGTCGAACCTTGGCCCATGTGCTGGCCGAGCGTTGGAATCTTCTCATCTTGGATGCGGATGCATTGACCTATCACCACATCAATGGCCATCAGCAGGATAAGCATGCGCTGTTGCTGCAGAAGGGCATTGAAAAGGATTGTGTGATCCAGCGATCCGAGGCAATTGGCAACATTATACAGCAGCGTCTGCTTAAGGAGGATGCACTGCAACGTGGTTGGATACTCTACAACTATCCCAACAATCGCTGTGAGGCACGTGAACTCTTCGAGGGCTTCACTGTGCCACCGAATCGTTTGATCTTCCTGCAGATCGATGAGCGCATGGCAAGGATGCGGCATCTGATGAGGAGCTACACTCCCAGTCCGCAGGATAACATCACCTATCTGGAGCGACAGATGCAACAGTTTCGCAAAAGTGAGCCCCTACTCAATGCCTACCTCAGTCATCGGCGCGAGGTGCTCTATGTGGATGCCTCCGCCTGCTTTGAGACCGTCAAGTGCCAGATCATGTCGCAGTTGACCAAGACGCCCTATGTACTCGGGTTTAAGTACGGCGAGAGTGGAACACTCGACTAG
- the LOC117791208 gene encoding phenoloxidase-activating factor 3-like isoform X1 — MNICVTLKLLLLLFACLLEQTVWAEDEPNCGYLNEVSYANPTHVADLSEFPWIGRVGYQTDHGIEYKCLAVLISKQHLLAPAECFVEKKLIETQVKWVLLGDWNPRNPYLEPDCDSQQRCNPETQLMEIEEIIIQPNYNNPSFASNIALLKLVQSVNFSSHIRSICLRANKSISYFGQYFHFGGFAVNASIPHKLKGTTQIQKPLRTRATLYGYNYISEAISVSLSALCGDSNQTTPLLRGSPLMAVNVVGGKPQSYVLVGLLQIMKNEKNSLVFIKVQPHIEWIKNSIQSMTDTD, encoded by the exons ATGAACATCTGTGTAACactaaaattgttgttgctgctttttgcTTGCCTCTTGGAACAAACTGTATGGGCAGAAG ATGAACCGAACTGTGGCTATTTGAATGAAGTGAGCTATGCGAATCCAACGCATGTTGCCGACTTGAGCGAATTTCCCTGGATAGGCCGAGTGGGTTATCAGA CTGATCATGGCATCGAGTACAAGTGTCTGGCTGTGTTGATCTCTAAACAACATTTGTTGGCGCCTGCTGAATGTTTCGTTGAGAAGAAACTTATTGAAACACAAGTAAAATGGGTTTTGCTGGGTGATTGGAATCCAAGAAATCCCTATTTGGAGCCAGACTGTGACTCTCAGCAGCGTTGCAATCCAGAGACGCAGCTAATGGAGATCGAGGAGATCATAATACAACCGAATTACAATAATCCATCGTTTGCCAGCAATATTGCTCTATTGAAACTCGTCCAAAGTGTTAACTTCAGCAGCCACATTCGTTCTATTTGCCTGCGAGCCAACAAATCCATCTCTTATTTTGgtcaatattttcattttggagGATTTGCTGTCAATGCCAGCATTCCACACAAGTTAAAAGGTACTACACAAATTCAAAAACCTCTGCGCACTCGAGCAACTCTCTATGGCTACAACTACATAAGTGAGGCAATATCCGTATCACTGAGTGCTCTCTGTGGCGACAGTAATCAGACCACGCCGTTACTCAGAGGATCTCCACTGATGGCTGTGAATGTGGTGGGAGGGAAGCCACAAAGCTACGTACTCGTTGGTTTACTACAGATTAtgaagaatgaaaaaaattccCTCGTCTTTATCAAAGTACAACCGCACATCGAATGGATAAAAAATAGTATTCAAAGCATGACAGACACAGATTAA